From the genome of Parazoarcus communis, one region includes:
- a CDS encoding quinoprotein dehydrogenase-associated SoxYZ-like carrier: MRLITLIAGAALAFALAPLAFAAAESPAQDPLGSSRWGDMKREFFRDERVVFDERVKVSAPATAEDAMNVPVKVDASALAGVEEVLVFADFNPIVKALSFEPGRARSVLGFRLKLQQSTPVRAAARTADGIWHVGGIWVNTTGGGCTLPSTGAGSPEWEQRLNEVSARLWPRIDGGTRLRLQVIHPMDTGLAPGIPVFHIDELGVLLAGGEQLMMIRPAEPVAENPLFTIDIPPGILGTGVLKINGRDNNGNRIDAEVTQ; this comes from the coding sequence ATGCGTCTGATCACACTGATCGCCGGCGCGGCCCTGGCATTCGCCCTGGCGCCGCTTGCGTTCGCAGCAGCTGAAAGCCCCGCGCAGGACCCGCTCGGCTCCTCGCGCTGGGGCGACATGAAGCGCGAGTTCTTTCGCGACGAACGGGTCGTCTTCGATGAGCGCGTGAAGGTGTCCGCGCCCGCCACCGCAGAGGACGCCATGAACGTGCCGGTCAAGGTCGATGCCAGCGCGCTCGCAGGGGTCGAGGAAGTGCTCGTCTTCGCCGACTTCAACCCCATCGTGAAGGCGCTCAGCTTTGAACCCGGACGGGCACGCAGCGTCCTCGGCTTCCGCCTCAAGCTGCAGCAATCAACCCCGGTTCGCGCTGCAGCGCGCACGGCGGATGGCATCTGGCATGTCGGCGGCATCTGGGTCAATACCACCGGAGGCGGCTGCACCCTGCCCTCGACCGGCGCCGGATCGCCGGAGTGGGAACAGCGCCTGAACGAGGTCAGTGCACGCCTGTGGCCGCGAATCGATGGCGGCACCCGGTTGCGCCTGCAGGTGATCCATCCGATGGACACCGGACTGGCCCCGGGCATTCCGGTGTTTCACATCGATGAACTGGGCGTGCTGCTGGCCGGGGGCGAGCAGCTGATGATGATCCGTCCGGCCGAACCCGTTGCCGAGAATCCGCTGTTCACCATCGACATCCCGCCCGGCATCCTCGGCACCGGCGTGCTGAAGATCAACGGACGCGACAACAACGGCAACCGCATCGACGCAGAGGTGACGCAATGA
- a CDS encoding cyclic nucleotide-binding/CBS domain-containing protein gives MPSRPIHHVLADRKFVCVPFDMPVREVTRLMLQHNESAALVTEHGILTGIFTERDATFRVLATGIDADLTPVGAVLTHNPQAITEDRPFGHALHMMFEGGFRHVPVVNASGRPTGVVTARDALGLEAEAFGAELVRREEITVIL, from the coding sequence ATGCCGAGCCGCCCTATCCACCACGTCCTTGCCGACCGCAAATTCGTCTGCGTGCCATTTGACATGCCCGTGCGGGAGGTCACCCGTCTGATGCTTCAGCACAACGAGAGCGCTGCACTCGTCACCGAGCATGGCATCCTGACCGGCATCTTCACCGAGCGTGACGCCACCTTTCGCGTGCTGGCCACCGGCATCGACGCCGACCTCACGCCGGTTGGCGCAGTGCTCACGCACAATCCCCAGGCCATCACCGAAGACCGTCCCTTCGGTCACGCCCTGCACATGATGTTCGAGGGCGGTTTCCGCCATGTACCGGTGGTGAACGCAAGCGGGCGGCCGACCGGCGTCGTGACCGCGCGCGACGCGCTCGGCCTCGAGGCCGAGGCCTTTGGCGCCGAACTCGTCCGACGGGAAGAGATCACCGTCATTCTGTAA
- a CDS encoding TRAP transporter small permease, whose protein sequence is MTLIRRLDRILFKSVSILAQLFLVAAVAAGFWQVIARFVLEAPADWSEVLTRALLIWTVLLGVALAFRQGMMLGVELLRNLLGTFYRRWLDLLVSLICAGFLGFLAWIGGQMTWRVRFQTVPSLDISISWVYVAIPIGAALAAIAVLARLGDSADTPALRNDAQG, encoded by the coding sequence ATGACTTTGATTCGTCGTCTGGACCGCATCCTGTTCAAGAGTGTGTCCATCCTCGCCCAGCTGTTTCTGGTCGCTGCGGTCGCAGCCGGCTTCTGGCAGGTCATCGCACGCTTCGTACTGGAAGCGCCGGCGGACTGGAGCGAGGTGCTCACCCGCGCACTGCTGATCTGGACCGTCCTGCTCGGCGTCGCGCTGGCCTTTCGCCAGGGCATGATGCTGGGGGTGGAGTTGCTGCGCAATCTGCTCGGCACGTTCTACCGGCGCTGGCTCGACCTGCTGGTGAGCCTGATCTGCGCCGGCTTCCTCGGCTTCCTTGCCTGGATCGGCGGTCAGATGACCTGGCGGGTGCGCTTTCAGACCGTGCCCAGTCTCGACATTTCAATTTCCTGGGTCTACGTCGCCATCCCGATTGGCGCCGCGCTGGCCGCGATCGCCGTCCTGGCCCGGCTCGGCGACAGCGCCGATACCCCGGCCCTGCGTAACGACGCACAGGGCTGA
- a CDS encoding PQQ-dependent methanol/ethanol family dehydrogenase, translating to MSTRSRMSAAPRRLSVIAGALLVLGATQATAKEVTNDDIVNDATITTQVVTHGLGTKGQRYSPLTQVNTETVKDLVPAWSFSFGGEKQRGQQSQPLIFDGKMYVTASYSRLFALDAKTGEKLWKYEARLPDGIMPCCDVINRGAAIYDNLVIFGTLDAKLVALDKDTGKVVWRETIEDYKAGYSFTAAPQIVKGMVITGNSGGEFGVVGRVDARDAKTGKLIWTRPTVEGHMGQKFDKDGKPSDNGISGKTNATWPGDLWKTGGAAPWQAAYYDPDTDLIYIGTGNPSPWNSWLRPGDNLYSSSTIAINPDTGKIVWHFQGTPHDGWDFDGVNEFISFEYNDPKTGKMVKAGGKADRNGFFLVNDRTNGKLINAFPFVSRIDWAKGYDLKTGRPMYNDDKRPGNPFTEGGGDGQKGEVVFAAPSFLGGKNQMPMAFSPKTGLFYVPANEWGMDIWNEPVSYKRGAAYLGAGFTIKPLYEDYIGSLRAVDPVSGKIVWEVKNSAPLWGGVMTTAGNLVFYGTPEGYLKAINATTGEEVWQFQTGSGVIAPPVTWEENGEQYIAVVSGWGGAVPLWGGDVARRINTLEQGGSVWVFKLHKS from the coding sequence ATGAGTACAAGATCAAGGATGTCTGCCGCACCACGCCGGCTGAGCGTCATTGCCGGCGCGCTGCTGGTGCTGGGAGCGACGCAGGCCACCGCGAAAGAAGTCACCAATGACGACATCGTCAACGACGCCACGATCACCACCCAGGTGGTCACTCACGGTCTGGGTACCAAGGGTCAGCGCTACAGCCCGCTGACGCAGGTCAATACGGAAACGGTGAAGGATCTCGTTCCGGCCTGGTCGTTCTCCTTCGGTGGCGAGAAGCAGCGCGGTCAGCAATCCCAGCCCCTCATCTTCGACGGCAAGATGTACGTAACGGCTTCCTACAGCCGTCTGTTTGCGCTCGATGCCAAGACCGGCGAGAAGCTGTGGAAGTACGAGGCCCGTCTGCCCGACGGCATCATGCCGTGCTGTGACGTGATCAACCGCGGCGCCGCGATCTACGACAACCTGGTGATCTTCGGCACGCTCGACGCCAAGCTCGTGGCGCTGGACAAGGACACCGGCAAGGTGGTGTGGCGCGAGACAATCGAGGACTACAAGGCGGGCTACTCCTTTACCGCTGCGCCGCAGATCGTCAAGGGCATGGTCATCACCGGCAACTCGGGCGGCGAGTTCGGCGTAGTCGGCCGCGTTGATGCACGCGATGCGAAGACCGGCAAGCTGATCTGGACCCGACCGACGGTCGAAGGTCACATGGGGCAGAAGTTCGACAAGGACGGCAAGCCGAGCGACAACGGCATCTCCGGCAAGACCAACGCAACCTGGCCCGGCGACCTGTGGAAGACGGGCGGCGCGGCTCCCTGGCAGGCGGCCTACTATGATCCGGATACCGACCTGATCTACATCGGCACCGGCAACCCCTCACCGTGGAACAGCTGGCTGCGTCCGGGCGACAACCTGTATTCGTCCTCCACGATCGCGATCAATCCCGATACCGGCAAGATCGTGTGGCACTTCCAGGGTACGCCGCATGACGGCTGGGACTTCGACGGGGTGAACGAATTCATCTCCTTCGAATACAACGATCCGAAGACCGGCAAGATGGTGAAGGCCGGTGGCAAGGCCGACCGGAACGGCTTCTTCCTCGTCAATGACCGCACCAACGGCAAGCTGATCAATGCCTTCCCCTTCGTGAGCCGCATCGACTGGGCAAAGGGTTACGACCTCAAGACCGGCCGTCCGATGTACAACGACGACAAGCGTCCGGGCAACCCCTTCACCGAAGGGGGGGGCGATGGTCAGAAGGGTGAGGTGGTGTTCGCCGCACCGTCCTTCCTCGGTGGCAAGAACCAGATGCCGATGGCTTTCAGCCCGAAGACCGGTCTCTTCTACGTGCCGGCCAACGAGTGGGGCATGGACATCTGGAACGAGCCGGTGTCGTACAAGCGCGGCGCAGCCTATCTGGGCGCCGGTTTTACCATCAAGCCGCTGTACGAGGATTACATCGGTTCGCTGCGCGCAGTCGATCCGGTGTCCGGAAAGATCGTGTGGGAGGTCAAGAACAGCGCACCGCTGTGGGGTGGCGTGATGACCACCGCAGGCAACCTCGTGTTCTACGGTACGCCGGAGGGTTACCTGAAGGCGATCAACGCCACGACGGGTGAGGAAGTGTGGCAGTTCCAGACCGGCTCCGGCGTGATCGCGCCCCCGGTGACCTGGGAAGAGAATGGCGAGCAGTACATCGCCGTCGTTTCCGGCTGGGGCGGTGCGGTGCCGCTGTGGGGGGGCGATGTTGCCCGCCGCATCAACACGCTTGAGCAGGGTGGCTCGGTGTGGGTGTTCAAGCTGCACAAGTCCTGA
- a CDS encoding quinoprotein relay system zinc metallohydrolase 1, with protein MSRRHTASRGPKLIAALALGLQALLFSPSALTASFDYELAPREIADGVYVLVGLKEDFSFDNGGNIVNTGFIVGPSGITVIDTGSSKRYGEQLRNAIARISPLPIVKVINTHHHPDHFLGNQAFPADTLSATAVTMQGIGDEGPAFLDNMYRLNGDWMLETEIAAPHAALAAGRIDAGGRTLELIALSGHTPADLAVLDIASGTLFASDLVFNGRAPTTPHASIDQWLKALDQLQQIDFRHIVPGHGDPATDKAPIEQTRRYLQWLQQSIREGAEQGLDMTEMLARPVPAEFSGLAEVSREYLRSVTHLYPAAEQAALSRGSRR; from the coding sequence ATGAGCAGGCGGCACACCGCAAGCCGTGGCCCGAAGCTGATCGCAGCCCTCGCGCTCGGCCTGCAGGCCCTGCTGTTCTCCCCCTCCGCCCTCACCGCTTCCTTCGACTACGAACTCGCGCCGCGCGAGATTGCCGACGGCGTCTACGTGCTGGTCGGCCTCAAGGAGGACTTCTCCTTCGACAATGGCGGCAACATCGTAAACACCGGCTTCATCGTCGGCCCCAGCGGCATCACCGTGATCGACACCGGCTCGTCAAAGCGCTACGGCGAGCAGCTGCGCAACGCCATCGCCCGCATCAGCCCCTTGCCGATCGTGAAGGTGATCAACACCCACCATCATCCGGACCATTTCCTCGGCAATCAGGCCTTCCCTGCGGACACGCTGTCGGCCACCGCGGTGACCATGCAGGGGATCGGCGACGAAGGCCCGGCCTTTCTTGACAACATGTACCGCCTCAACGGCGACTGGATGCTCGAAACCGAGATCGCCGCGCCGCACGCCGCGCTCGCTGCGGGCCGGATCGACGCGGGGGGGCGCACACTCGAACTCATTGCCTTGAGCGGCCACACCCCGGCCGACCTTGCCGTGCTCGACATCGCCAGCGGCACCCTGTTCGCCTCCGACCTGGTGTTCAACGGCCGTGCGCCCACCACGCCGCATGCCAGCATCGACCAGTGGCTGAAGGCCCTGGATCAGCTGCAGCAGATCGACTTCCGCCACATCGTCCCCGGACACGGCGACCCTGCCACGGACAAGGCGCCCATCGAGCAGACCCGCCGCTACCTGCAGTGGCTGCAGCAGTCCATCCGCGAGGGCGCCGAACAGGGGCTGGACATGACCGAGATGCTGGCACGGCCGGTACCGGCCGAGTTCTCCGGCCTCGCCGAGGTGTCGCGCGAATACCTGCGCTCGGTGACCCATCTGTACCCGGCGGCGGAGCAGGCCGCCCTGAGCCGAGGCAGCCGCAGATGA
- a CDS encoding TRAP transporter large permease, whose amino-acid sequence MSQLMIVSMLVFFGLTVPIAVSIGLGAMAGVSAANLPSLVVAQQLYAALDKYPLVAIPFFILAGNLMEAGGISERMVEFAKGLVGGVQGGLAMACVLTCMIFAAVAGSSVATTFAVGAILIPAMVRHGYPAPFAASLQATAAELGVIIPPSIPMILFAVSTDTSTGELFIAGVVPGILIAGALMAYVWLYARRNGLGLKDGEGRLALWPAFKRAWLALLMPAIILGGIYGGIFTPTEASVVAVVYAVVVGMLIYRRISFSTLSATLHRSVVSTATIMFIIANAGVFGFLLNRAGVPDALGQWLAQVFSDKVSFLLGVNAALFVIGMFIETSASIVVLAPLLLPVAVAFGIDPVHFGIIMVINLALGMITPPFGVNLFAAGSIARVPLERLIRPLLPFVGTVVACLLLITYVPQLSLALRDLVYR is encoded by the coding sequence ATGTCCCAGTTGATGATCGTCTCGATGCTCGTGTTCTTCGGCCTGACGGTGCCGATTGCGGTGTCGATCGGCCTTGGGGCCATGGCAGGCGTGAGTGCGGCAAATCTGCCCTCGCTGGTGGTGGCACAGCAACTCTATGCCGCGCTCGACAAGTATCCGCTGGTCGCGATTCCCTTCTTCATTCTGGCCGGCAACCTGATGGAGGCCGGCGGCATCTCCGAACGCATGGTCGAGTTCGCCAAGGGCCTGGTTGGCGGCGTGCAGGGCGGGCTGGCGATGGCCTGTGTCCTCACCTGCATGATCTTCGCCGCCGTCGCGGGCTCCAGTGTCGCCACCACGTTTGCGGTCGGTGCGATCCTGATCCCGGCCATGGTACGCCACGGCTACCCCGCGCCCTTTGCTGCCTCGCTGCAGGCGACCGCGGCCGAACTGGGCGTGATCATTCCGCCCTCGATTCCGATGATCCTGTTTGCGGTTTCCACCGACACCTCCACCGGCGAGCTGTTCATTGCCGGCGTGGTGCCGGGCATCCTGATTGCCGGTGCGCTGATGGCCTACGTGTGGCTGTACGCCCGTCGCAATGGTCTGGGGCTCAAAGACGGCGAGGGCCGGCTCGCACTGTGGCCGGCGTTCAAGCGCGCGTGGTTGGCCCTGCTGATGCCGGCCATCATTCTGGGCGGCATCTACGGCGGCATCTTCACCCCGACCGAGGCGTCGGTGGTTGCGGTGGTGTACGCGGTGGTGGTGGGCATGCTGATTTACCGCCGCATCAGCTTTTCCACGCTGTCTGCCACCCTGCATCGCTCGGTGGTGTCGACCGCGACCATCATGTTCATCATCGCCAATGCGGGCGTGTTCGGCTTTCTGCTCAACCGCGCCGGCGTGCCGGATGCGCTCGGCCAGTGGCTGGCGCAGGTCTTCAGCGACAAGGTCAGCTTTCTGCTGGGCGTGAATGCGGCGCTGTTCGTGATCGGCATGTTCATCGAGACGTCGGCCTCGATCGTCGTGCTGGCGCCGCTGCTGCTGCCGGTGGCAGTGGCCTTTGGCATCGATCCGGTGCACTTCGGGATCATCATGGTGATCAACCTGGCACTGGGCATGATCACCCCGCCGTTCGGGGTGAACCTGTTCGCTGCCGGCTCCATTGCCAGGGTGCCGCTGGAGCGGCTGATCCGCCCCCTGCTGCCCTTTGTCGGCACGGTCGTCGCCTGCCTGCTGCTGATCACCTATGTGCCGCAGCTGAGCCTGGCCCTGCGCGACCTGGTCTACCGCTGA
- a CDS encoding response regulator transcription factor — protein MTSLNGLRILLADDHAIVRMGFRLLIEGAGATVVAEANSGETALTLHAEHRPDALVMDVSMPGMGGLAALDRLLAHDSDARVLMLSAHEDTQIPSRALQAGATGYLSKRADPAELIRAIAAVAGGQRYIDADLAPRLALACLGNSSDPADTLTGKEFSVFLQLARGHSVTEVAGTLKLSTSTVGTHLYHIKQKLNAANAAELALIAVRSGLVEA, from the coding sequence ATGACATCGCTGAACGGACTGCGCATCCTGCTCGCCGACGATCACGCCATCGTCCGCATGGGCTTCCGCCTGCTGATCGAAGGCGCCGGCGCCACCGTCGTCGCCGAAGCCAACAGCGGCGAAACCGCGCTGACCCTGCATGCCGAACACCGGCCCGACGCCCTGGTGATGGATGTATCGATGCCCGGCATGGGCGGGCTCGCCGCGCTCGACCGCCTGCTCGCCCATGACAGCGATGCCCGGGTACTGATGCTGTCGGCGCATGAGGACACCCAGATTCCGTCGCGTGCCCTGCAGGCCGGCGCCACCGGCTATCTCTCCAAGCGCGCAGATCCGGCCGAGCTGATCAGGGCGATCGCTGCGGTGGCGGGCGGTCAGCGCTATATCGACGCCGATCTCGCGCCCCGCCTCGCGCTCGCGTGCCTGGGCAACAGCAGCGACCCGGCGGACACGCTGACTGGCAAGGAATTCAGCGTATTCCTGCAGCTCGCCCGCGGGCACTCGGTGACCGAAGTCGCCGGCACGCTCAAGCTCAGCACCAGCACCGTCGGCACCCACCTGTATCACATCAAGCAGAAGCTCAACGCCGCAAATGCGGCCGAGCTGGCACTGATCGCGGTGCGCTCAGGCCTGGTGGAAGCCTGA
- a CDS encoding histidine kinase gives MKTDTGSTPQRPQRGGIRISLHARLSLIITALLALALMAGAAVWTSEARNTIHEETEAANRVAAQWLSVLVAETRRDPLQAETNLVSALHEIGRIRAHVIEASTASGELVYRSPGPTYKAGRSAPEWFAARLTPQLPLRHFATGELQLSLIPDPSRSVLDAWDDLRGLSGWCLALLLLAWVGSHAALNRALQPLRAIDDAFARGAAGHFDRRLAVGGVPELDRLAHSYNLLAERLDHSLANNTRLEADQRFARALQSHLEEDRRAIARELHDELAQGITAVRAIAGAIQQRSADQPGIHGSAQAIVSMAGQMHDGVRAILQRLRPPSLGHGGVDEAVKTLCEQWSALHPDIRLKCSTETPGREVDDALQLTVQRLLQEGLTNVVRHAGASEVEVALHCADSSIELRITDNGCGLGAPCTDDRPRYGLTGMQERTLALRGELRFEPAPRGGLSVCATLPLHTPTETTT, from the coding sequence ATGAAGACCGACACCGGCAGCACACCCCAGCGCCCGCAGCGGGGCGGTATCCGCATCAGCCTGCATGCGCGCCTCAGCCTGATCATCACCGCTCTGCTCGCGCTTGCACTGATGGCAGGCGCGGCCGTGTGGACGAGTGAAGCCCGCAATACCATCCATGAGGAAACCGAGGCGGCCAATCGCGTCGCAGCTCAGTGGCTCAGCGTGCTGGTCGCCGAAACCCGGCGCGACCCGCTGCAGGCCGAAACCAATCTGGTGTCCGCCCTGCACGAAATCGGCCGCATCCGCGCCCATGTGATCGAGGCGAGCACGGCCAGCGGCGAACTCGTCTATCGCTCGCCCGGCCCCACCTACAAGGCCGGGCGCAGCGCCCCGGAATGGTTTGCGGCACGCCTCACGCCCCAGCTGCCGCTGCGCCATTTCGCCACCGGAGAGCTGCAGCTGAGCCTGATCCCCGACCCGTCGCGCTCGGTGCTCGACGCATGGGACGACCTCCGTGGCCTGTCGGGCTGGTGCCTGGCCCTGCTCCTGCTGGCCTGGGTCGGCAGTCACGCCGCACTCAACCGTGCGCTGCAGCCGCTACGGGCGATTGACGACGCCTTCGCGCGGGGCGCCGCAGGTCATTTCGACCGCCGCCTTGCCGTGGGTGGTGTGCCCGAGCTCGATCGCCTGGCGCACAGCTACAACCTGCTGGCCGAACGGCTCGACCACAGCCTGGCCAACAACACCCGGCTCGAAGCGGACCAGCGTTTCGCACGCGCGCTGCAAAGCCATCTGGAAGAGGATCGCCGAGCCATCGCGCGCGAGCTGCATGATGAACTCGCGCAGGGCATCACCGCCGTGCGCGCCATCGCAGGCGCGATTCAGCAGCGCAGCGCCGACCAGCCCGGCATCCATGGCAGCGCCCAGGCCATCGTCTCCATGGCGGGTCAGATGCATGACGGGGTGCGCGCAATCCTGCAGCGCCTGCGCCCGCCCAGTCTCGGCCACGGCGGCGTCGACGAGGCAGTGAAGACCCTGTGCGAACAATGGTCTGCGCTGCATCCCGACATCCGCCTCAAGTGCAGCACCGAGACGCCGGGGCGCGAAGTCGACGATGCGCTGCAGCTCACGGTGCAGCGCCTGCTGCAGGAGGGGCTGACCAACGTGGTACGCCACGCCGGGGCCAGCGAGGTCGAGGTCGCGCTGCACTGCGCGGACAGCAGCATCGAGCTGCGCATCACCGACAACGGCTGCGGCCTCGGTGCGCCCTGCACTGACGACCGCCCGCGCTACGGCCTGACCGGCATGCAGGAACGCACGCTGGCACTCCGCGGCGAACTGCGCTTCGAGCCCGCGCCCCGGGGCGGGCTGAGCGTTTGCGCCACCCTGCCCCTGCACACCCCCACGGAGACCACGACATGA
- a CDS encoding c-type cytochrome — protein sequence MISIRSFAGIAVFALAASSHAADPMADAEMMKLASASGCLTCHSIESGKPGPNGLAPIGPAWQDVGKQYAGKPGAGEFLTRIVLEGSSPYSSHWKGKVSGLSMPPNAVAITEGNARRLVDWILALGR from the coding sequence GTGATTTCCATTCGATCATTTGCAGGTATTGCAGTGTTCGCCCTTGCTGCCAGTTCGCACGCAGCTGACCCGATGGCCGACGCCGAGATGATGAAGCTCGCCTCCGCAAGCGGATGCCTGACCTGTCACAGCATCGAATCGGGCAAGCCGGGGCCGAACGGTTTGGCGCCCATCGGGCCGGCGTGGCAGGACGTGGGCAAGCAGTACGCAGGCAAGCCCGGCGCAGGCGAGTTCCTGACCCGTATCGTCCTTGAGGGCTCCAGCCCCTACAGCAGCCACTGGAAGGGCAAGGTCAGCGGCTTGTCGATGCCGCCAAATGCGGTTGCGATCACTGAAGGCAATGCACGCCGTCTCGTCGACTGGATTCTGGCACTGGGAAGGTGA
- a CDS encoding TRAP transporter substrate-binding protein codes for MRKPWLAPILAAFTAIAGVGAAAPAAAETTLKMAYALSASSHYGAGGEAFSKSLEASSKGKFKVQQFANSALGGEREVIEGLQLGTIDAAILSTGATLNFVPQTGVFDIPFLMRDLTHARKVLDGKIGQDMLSEFSKRGLVALAWGEQGFRHLTNSKRPVASAADAKGLKIRTTENQIHILAFRQIGILPTPMAWPEVATALQQGTIDGQENPLSVITSAKLSQLQKHLSLTGHVYAPTVIMVSPTVYEGLSDAEKQQFLEAARKASQAMRDFVDNVEKTGVEQLKAEGMEIVTKVDRKSFEDAMAPVYPEYYKKFDKALIESIRNTR; via the coding sequence ATGCGCAAACCCTGGCTTGCTCCCATTCTTGCTGCCTTTACCGCCATCGCCGGTGTCGGCGCCGCAGCGCCCGCAGCAGCGGAAACCACCCTGAAGATGGCGTATGCGCTGTCGGCCAGTTCGCACTACGGTGCCGGCGGCGAAGCGTTCTCGAAGTCGCTCGAGGCGTCGAGCAAGGGCAAGTTCAAGGTCCAGCAGTTTGCGAACAGCGCACTGGGCGGTGAGCGCGAAGTCATCGAAGGCCTGCAGCTGGGTACGATCGACGCGGCCATCCTGTCGACCGGTGCGACGCTCAACTTCGTGCCGCAGACCGGCGTGTTCGACATTCCCTTCCTGATGCGCGATCTCACGCACGCACGCAAGGTGCTGGACGGCAAGATCGGTCAGGACATGCTGTCCGAGTTCTCGAAGCGCGGTCTGGTTGCGCTGGCCTGGGGTGAGCAGGGTTTCCGGCACCTCACCAACAGCAAGCGCCCGGTAGCCAGCGCGGCCGATGCCAAGGGCCTGAAGATCCGTACCACCGAGAACCAGATCCACATTCTCGCGTTCCGCCAGATCGGCATCCTGCCGACGCCGATGGCCTGGCCGGAAGTGGCCACGGCGCTGCAGCAGGGCACCATCGACGGCCAGGAGAATCCGCTGTCGGTCATCACCTCGGCCAAGCTGTCACAGCTGCAGAAACACCTGTCGCTGACTGGCCACGTCTATGCGCCGACGGTGATCATGGTTTCGCCGACGGTCTATGAAGGCCTGTCGGACGCCGAAAAGCAGCAATTCCTCGAAGCCGCCAGGAAGGCTTCGCAGGCCATGCGGGATTTCGTCGACAATGTCGAGAAGACAGGCGTGGAGCAGCTCAAGGCCGAAGGCATGGAAATCGTGACCAAGGTTGATCGCAAGTCCTTCGAGGACGCGATGGCGCCGGTGTACCCCGAGTACTACAAGAAGTTCGACAAGGCGCTGATCGAATCGATCAGGAACACCCGCTGA